The sequence aatttcataTCCGAGGATGTTGCGGGTTGCCTGTTATGTGCTGAgcttggatcccaaagcgcagacacaaataagattttaaccaTTTAGTCACACCGAGAGGCGAAacataatccgacaaaaacacacacttctcagacaggcttttATTGACATCGAATAgagctgattggttgtggctagacatgtgggtaacaggactgacatggattggctgttgaccaggtaaagagattaaagatttctgacatcacatagcgtcttaccagttgaaactagatgctggtcacatcagttcaaaacagacacttgaccacacggtcatgacccaaacatatcccttgcatgaccctagtcataactcttacgtgaccctagtcatgacagtacgcATAACCCTTTGCATGaccttagtcatgacagtaaacataacacttgcatgacccttgtcataacagtaagcataaaaCCTTGAATGACCCTAGTCAAGACagtataagcataacccttgcatgagccttgtcataacagtaagcataaaaCCTTGAATGACCCTAGTCAAGACAGTCACGAGTCATAACTAGTCATAACATTGCCTGATCATCAGGATTTCCTTAATATTTGGGCCATTGTTTCGAATCTCCTCATTTTTCAACCCAAAACAATCTGCAAACCGTGTTATTGTAATGTGTGTAATTTAGCTGAACTCTCCCTTGAAACATGTCAGATGAGGTCAAGTGAGGCTGCATACATTTTCTTTCCCCAAACAATGACGAATTTCTTTTTGTCTTGGATCCCTTTCTCTAactttttcccttttccttACGCGCCGCGTTCACACACCCTCCGCGCACAAACGCCAGCGCCACCCTTGACCTCGCTGTGAAAAGTTAGTGCACCCGAGGTTGAACTCTCCCAGCTCGCTCGCAGCCACAGAGCGCTGGGAAAGTGGCCCCCTGATatacgtgtgtgcgtttgtgcgtGAGCGTGGCGACACTTTGGGTGTCATGAAAAGGAGAGTTTTGACCCTCAACCCCTGACCTGTCCACACAAATGACCTTTTTAATGCCCGGCACTGCCATTGTCAGCCGTGGCTTTTGCTTGGAGCCCGCCAACAGAGTCTTAATTCATTAGATACACCTTGCAGTGTTGTTTTTGATATGGAAGACAACTGAGGGTAAttcagaaagaaaagaaaaaacgtagAATTAAgagaaaaagatgtcaaatctGAAATATAAAGTTGTCATTATGACTGGAAAAAATATCACAGGAAAATATTATTCAagaatttttatatatatatatatatatatatatatatatatatatatatatatatatatatatatagttctaatattacaagaataaaataatttgtttttgtgaaaaaatatgTTCAAGTTCAAATTACCAGAATGACGTCAGAATATTATCATACAACAAACCATAATGAGAAAaatcatgttcttttttttttctttaaaaaaaataaggtctTCAAGTTATAAGAAAAGTTCTGTGAACAAAGTTATCAAATTTTGAGAGTTTATTTGAGATTTATTTATCTTAGATGTTATATTTATCCCTGAGGGTAAACTGACAGGTAAATATTCAGCCACATGAGTACACTTAACTTGTGGATACAGTTAATTAGGTACCTtcttaattgttctgcctgtcagtatatatatatatctctggCATAAATACATAAgaacaaaaatgcattatttgtagCACTAGAAAATCAATCATTTTCATACCGATTAAATAAAACTGGATAATTTTCCAAGACACACCTGCATCTCTCAATAGTATATAATGAGCTACTGTCACAGCACCCTAACACTGTTTAATGctcataaatttaaataaattgacaGATATGTAGTGATAAGGCCAAAAACACAAAGAGATTCAAATTAAACTACAAGGCAATTCAGAATAGTAGCATTACTCTACCAAACATATcacaataaagaaaaataatgaaattgtcCCAAAAATTTCCACTACTGTATTTCACAAATTCCCTAAGGGTATATAAATCTATGAGCAGAACTATGAAACTGTTGCATACAACTTTTTTCAGCGATAAAATGGcatgtgatttattattattattatgacgattattattattattattattttgcgagGCAAGAGAAGtggaaataaattaatataaatgtacagtattgtATTATAAATGTACTGCATTTTATATAATAGAAATAAACGGCGTGCCTTTTTATACCACGTGACGGCATTTTCTTGCGTAACCTTGAATTGTCGTATATCGGGACAGTCGCAGGAAGCGTTTGTCACTCGGGCCACTGCAGTCGTATGGGATTTTTCAATTGGTCAAACGGCGCCTCTCAGTGGCCAATCCTTGCAACTGCTGCCGTGATGACTTGAAACGTCATGTTTTAATCATCggcagcttttaaaaaaaaaaaaaagctcgatTTCGTTTTTTCACGTTGCACGTTCACTTTTGAAAGCTCAAAACTCGATCTGCGCTAATGTTGACGTTGCATGATTTCGACCACAGGAAAACACGACGTTAATTTGTCGTCCAAATTGTTTTCCAAGTCCTTTTTGTGCCTTATTTGGAATTAGTTGTGACATTCGCAGCGGAAGTTGTAAAACGAGAGGAGGGGAAATGTTCTAACTTGTATGTTGGGAAAGGGAAAAAGGGGGCTTGGATTGGAACGACGTGGGaatgccctcttttttttttttttctcctttttttttcttttttctccgtGTGGTAACTTGGACTGCTGACGCGTCCGGCAGCTCCCTCCCTACTCCTCCGTCCTCCTTTCCTTTCAGAAGAACACGAAGGAGAAGCGGCACGTTCGGAGCTCGTTTGGCCATGTTCGTCCGCTACCTTGTGCCTGTTTTGGGGGTCTTGTTGTGCCCGGCCCGATGTTACTTCTCCGAGGAGAGGTCTCCCGAAGAGTCGAGAATGCAGCCTCCGACGGTGGTGGTCGCCATCATAGCCAGGAACGCTGCTCACTCCCTGCCTTACTACCTCGGAGCTCTGGAGAGGCTCGACTACCCCAAAGACCGCATCTCGATTTGGTGGGTGAATGTTTAGTATTCGtattttgttgtgtgtgtttgattGTGGCACAATGTCGCCTTCTCCCAGCAGCTCTTGCTGCAGACTTCGTGTTCACTCAACTTCTACTTATGTCCCCACTTTAACTTTGTCAGAATTATGTTCGAGGCCCAATAtgggtcgtttttggggggtgtTGACGCTAAAATTATGTTCcattgttttggattcatgtgtGCAGTAAAGtttgggcgttttttttgtgttcgttGTCATTAGTTGAGGtacatacattttcataaaaaaaaaaaaaaaaaccttgagttTTCCTTTCATAATCAAATATCTATGCCGTAGGGCAGTTCTGTGGGCCAGTggttggttagcacatctgcctcacagcttTGAGGTTCTTTGTTGAAACATCTCTTTCTAGATTACTGGTTATTCAAGCCAGCTTGCTTTGACATTCCCAAAACGTGTCCAGAGGTGTGGTTCTGAATGAATGTCTGTCTCTATATGTGGGCAATTGATAtcgaaaattgatggatggatggatggatggatggatgtgggcCAGGGCTGCACAGCGGACTCATGGTTGGCACGCCAGCCTAACTTGTGAGGTTTGACTGTGTGGAGTTTGAGCACTATTTTAGAACATATTCTACACGCAAATGCATCGAACAATATTGTGCAATACAGCAGTACAGTAATACTGATCAACAACAGAAATGTCCAGCACAAATGTGTCACAAAATGAACTCATGACTCAATCGTTGGCAAGGGGAAAAGAAGCTGTTGAATGTCTGCTGTGGTTTTGGAGAGAGCCAACCACAGGGAAGGACGTGGAAGTGCTGTGAGGTTTTAGCCTTTGTTACAGGCCTGAGTGAAGTAGATTTGAGTTTTCGACATTGTGGCGGCAGCGTTGCGATTTTCTCTTTGTGAAATTTTGTGCAAACAGCTTGTAATTTGATCTTATGTTGTGCTGAGACAGATGTTGCTTTGGCAACGTGCTTTTGATGGACGTGTTGGGAGTGATGTAATTTTAGTCGCCTGCAATTCAAGAAGAACTAAAAACAGAGTGGCTTCAGCTTATGTGTATGACTAttgtaaatatgcaaatgtgCGGTAACTGGTCCTTCTTTCCAATTCCACCGTATAAACTGTTTATCAAATAAAGTTGTGATATATGGAaattaacataacattgctCATTGAAATCAGCTGTGTGTGATTTAGTGGgtatatagaaatatatataaaaaaaagttgtgttatGGTGCATTGTATTAACAGAGAATTGAGTGGTTGATTTTCCCACAGCattgtccatccatcttcttttatttttcaacCTGCCTTTTGTGTGCTTCTCAGGGCAGCCACAGATCACAATGCAGATAACACCACAGCCGTGTTGAAAGAGTGGCTCACCATCATGCAGAAATTCTACCATTATGTGGAGTGGAGGCCGATGGAGCAACCCGTGtaagttttcattttcagtGCAGGTTACTTGTAAATCATCTCCAACTAATTCCGTCTTCAGCCACTTAAATTTCTCATATTTCTATCAGTATGCATGtatgattgctttttttttttccaccagaaATGTGAGTCTATAATGGCCTGTTTCAGGTCCTATGTGGGAGAGATGGGCCCAAAACACTGGCCTAATAGCAGATACGAGTATGTGATGAAGCTAAAACAGGCGGCGCTCAACTTTGCCAGGAAACGCTGGGCCGACTACATCCTGGTATGGAATACAAATATGCCTTTGATGAGTGAACACACCTCTGCCAAGTATGGAAGTATAAGCTCAAAATGTTGTTTGTGATTGCGTAGGATGAAGCAAGACAttaaaaagtttaaataaaCATACAAGCTGggtatatacattattatttattcataaatatATACTATAAGTATGCATggaggccattttgtcactgttGAAGCTTTCACCCCATCCTAAGATGCAAATGGTAGCATCCTGTGTGTAATTCTAAGACCTTGGTTCATTTATGATCGAGGAAGtcgatagctagctagcagaaAACAGAAAGTTTTAATCAAAATACTTTCTTTTGCAAGTATGCAGACACCGATAACATCCTTACCAACCCCGACACCCTCAACCTGCTGATAGCTGAGAACAAGTCCGTCATAGCTCCCATGTTGGACTCTCAGGGAGCGTACTCCAACTATTGGTGCGGAATAACGCCACAGGTGAGGCGTCACTTGACTGGCCTCAGAAAagcttggttttgtttttaaactctctattcgttgtcatttttttttccctttagggTTATTATCGAAGGACAGCAGAGTATTTCCCCACCCGCAACCATCACCGCTTGGGCTGTTTCCCCGTACCAATGGTACACTCCACCATGTTGCTGGACTTAAGGAAGGAGGGAATGAAGAAACTGGCTTTCTACCCTCCTCACAAGGAGTACTCCTGGCCCTACGACGACATCATCGTCTTTGCCTTCTCCTGCCGAGCCGCAGGTTTGCAAACGCTCTGATTTCTGAAATCCCAAATATTTTTGAATCAACATTTCTCATGAGGTTTAAAGACAAATCAGTAAAAGCTTCAAAGTGctttcaactcattcactcgcagccgttTTCACACTGAAGcgatccccttcgctcccggctgttttactggttttgcaaggcccacagaatattgtgttctatggctataaaacatggaacctaccaaaagaaagattagaatcaattctttcatcaggaaaaaaaaaaagtataattctatcatgttccgttttgcagcatttagcattagaatagggctaagtttcatcattattcacaaatctgcttagaattgtgggaaaacagcttgttttgatcatggccctggttgagctcttatactctgctgccacctgctggccgtttttgtaattactgccattttttattttttttcacccgttctctgcagttgagaggctgcatcaaagcctcctgtatgctctagcattaaaaaatgtataaatacgtctttgggacacttaatacatttaaaatagaacgtatttatacgtttttgggcgcaaatgagttaatgatggtgTGGCAGTTCATTTTGCGGTggtggtgtgaatgtgagtagtGAATATATTGGTTGTCTATCACAACTTGTGCTCTGttattgactggcgaccagtcctcatTTCGGTCTATGTTGTAAATATTTGTCAATTAATTGCAGCGATTCAGATGTACCTGTGCAACAAGCAGCGCTACGGCTACTTGAATATGCCGGCCAAACCTCACCACACTCTGGAGGACGATCGCCTCAACTTTGTCCATGTCCACTTGGAGTCCATGAGTAAGCTTAATTTCCAAATCATGTCTTTACCTTTTATTCCTCTTTTACATACCATACGAAATTGCAGCAGTGTATTTTCTCTTCCAATAGTTGATGGCCCTCCTATGAAACCCTCCCGATACGTCCACATGTTCCCCAAGCGGAGAGACCTCATGGGCTTTGATGAGGTAAACACATCTCTACTCCATCTAAGAGGGATTATACAGTGGTGTGAATAATTAGATTAATTTTCAAGAAGTAAAGGAAAACTTCTACATTATATTGGGTTTGTGGCCACATTTTTATGGATGTTAGGTGTTTACTGGCAGTAGACAGTAGTCACAgccagagcgggggggggggggggggggggggagtttttCCAAGCTTGTCAGGAACATTCTGGGGAAACTTTGACCTCATTCTTCCACTCTATTAAGATTGACAAGTGGataattgttttcatttatttggttgttttaaagcAAACTGAACAATATATCTAAAATATAATGCAAAAGCAAAATAgtctttaattaaatattttaaataaaataacaaaaagacCTTTTTTGATATAATCCTcaatcct comes from Festucalex cinctus isolate MCC-2025b chromosome 15, RoL_Fcin_1.0, whole genome shotgun sequence and encodes:
- the cercam gene encoding procollagen galactosyltransferase 2 isoform X1, giving the protein MPSFFFFSPFFFFFLRVVTWTADASGSSLPTPPSSFPFRRTRRRSGTFGARLAMFVRYLVPVLGVLLCPARCYFSEERSPEESRMQPPTVVVAIIARNAAHSLPYYLGALERLDYPKDRISIWAATDHNADNTTAVLKEWLTIMQKFYHYVEWRPMEQPVSYVGEMGPKHWPNSRYEYVMKLKQAALNFARKRWADYILYADTDNILTNPDTLNLLIAENKSVIAPMLDSQGAYSNYWCGITPQGYYRRTAEYFPTRNHHRLGCFPVPMVHSTMLLDLRKEGMKKLAFYPPHKEYSWPYDDIIVFAFSCRAAAIQMYLCNKQRYGYLNMPAKPHHTLEDDRLNFVHVHLESMIDGPPMKPSRYVHMFPKRRDLMGFDEIYLINLRRRPDRRDRMLFSLNELEIDVKVVDAVDGNALNSSDIKILGVDLLPGYYDPFSGRTLTKGEVGCFLSHFYIWKEMVDMQLDKALVLEDDVRFQANFKRRVLRLMEEVDQVELDWDLIYFGRKQVNPAKEEPVDDVQNLVVVDYSYWTLSYAISQQGAQKLLNAEPLSKMLPVDEFLPIMYDRHPNEDYKSHFPNRNLQAFSTRPLLVQPCHYAGDPQWVSDTETSTLWDDDAVRTDWRGSHKTLKGGVPPPDVLSTSYRDEL
- the cercam gene encoding procollagen galactosyltransferase 2 isoform X2, with the translated sequence MFVRYLVPVLGVLLCPARCYFSEERSPEESRMQPPTVVVAIIARNAAHSLPYYLGALERLDYPKDRISIWAATDHNADNTTAVLKEWLTIMQKFYHYVEWRPMEQPVSYVGEMGPKHWPNSRYEYVMKLKQAALNFARKRWADYILYADTDNILTNPDTLNLLIAENKSVIAPMLDSQGAYSNYWCGITPQGYYRRTAEYFPTRNHHRLGCFPVPMVHSTMLLDLRKEGMKKLAFYPPHKEYSWPYDDIIVFAFSCRAAAIQMYLCNKQRYGYLNMPAKPHHTLEDDRLNFVHVHLESMIDGPPMKPSRYVHMFPKRRDLMGFDEIYLINLRRRPDRRDRMLFSLNELEIDVKVVDAVDGNALNSSDIKILGVDLLPGYYDPFSGRTLTKGEVGCFLSHFYIWKEMVDMQLDKALVLEDDVRFQANFKRRVLRLMEEVDQVELDWDLIYFGRKQVNPAKEEPVDDVQNLVVVDYSYWTLSYAISQQGAQKLLNAEPLSKMLPVDEFLPIMYDRHPNEDYKSHFPNRNLQAFSTRPLLVQPCHYAGDPQWVSDTETSTLWDDDAVRTDWRGSHKTLKGGVPPPDVLSTSYRDEL